The Chloroflexota bacterium genome segment GCGTAAAGATGGATGTTGCTGGCGACTGCCAAAATATAATGTCCTGAAATTTCTTGACCATTTACTTGAATTTGCAAGTCAACACCCTCAAAGACTGCCGCCTGCTGTAATAAACCCGATAAATACTGTGGCACAGCAAAACTCTTTGCCCAACGATTACGCGGTTCAAGGTGATGAATGATGAGCGCGTCCAACCCTATACCGCCCCACAACAAGAAAGGCCTCTGGTTGCAAAAACCGACATCCACCTTTCGCACTGTGGCAGTTATATAGCGGCGGGCGCTTTCTTCGAGCGCCATCCAACGAGTCCAGGTGAGATCAGGAAGACCAAATTCCTTCGCCCACACGTTGGCAGTCCCCGCAGGGAGAACGCCTAATGCCGTTTCGCTACCCAGCAAGCCCTTGACCGCAAAATTAATTGAGCCATCGCCCCCGGCAATAAAGAAGGCATCCATTTTTTCATCCACAGCGCGGCGGGCCAATTCGGTGATATGTGGCCCACCATTGGTTTGCTCCAAACAAGTTTGCCACCCGCCAGCACTCAAAACGCTGGCAGCTCGTTCGGTCAACATCATAGATGGGAATCTTCCCGCAGATGGATTATAGACAATATAGGCCTGAGGCATGATTATTATTCCGACACCAAGAATGGTACAATTCTACCCGAAAGACAAATAGATGCGAAGCTTATGGAAAATCTTCTCAACAATCGCTATCAATTAGAAGAGCAACTGGGCAGCGGCGGGATGGCTGTAGTATTCAAAGCCCGCGATTTAATGCTGGAACGCACCGTAGCGATCAAAGTTTTGCGCAAGAATTTTTCGCATGACCCTGCTTTTCGCGAACGCTTCCGCCAGGAAGCCAAAGCGGCCGCAAATCTTTCACACCCGAACATCGTTACCGTACATGATTTTGGGCTAGACCAGGGGCGAATTTTCATAGTCATGGAACATATGCCCGGGGCTACGCTCAAAGAGTGGATCGAGAAACGCGGGCGTTTTTCTACGCCGTCGGCAACATCACTGATTGTGCAAGCGTGTGCCGGAATTGGGTACGCACACAGAGCCGGGTTGGTGCATTGTGATGTCAAGCCCCAGAATATGCTCGTAACTCCGGATCGACGCCTGAAAGTTACAGATTTTGGCATTGCACGGGCATTGGCTTCGATTCACCCGGATGAACGCTCAGAAATCGTATGGGGATCACCGCAATATTTTGCGCCAGAACAAGCCCGTGGGCGTTCTCCATCCCCAGCATCCGATGTGTATAGTTTGGGCGTAATCCTGTACGAGATGCTCACCGGGAAACTTCCCTTTGAATCAGAAAAAGGGGCGGAGTTGGCGCGCATGCACAGAGATGAAAACCCGCGCCCACCGCAAGAAATTCGCGACACCATTGACGATAATCTCAACCGAATTATTATGAAGGTGCTCTCGAAAGAGCCTTCGGCCCGTTACCGGACTGCTGACCAATTGGGACGCGTGCTGATAACTTTTTCAAAAGAAAACAAATCATCATCGCAGCCTACCCCGCCCGCTCCACGTCCAGACGCTCAACCCATATACTATGAACCTGTTGCGACTCCGCCATCTCCTCCTGTATCACCAATACAATCCCAACCAGTCAGAAAAGCTGCTATTCCTAAAAATGATCCGCTAGATATTGATTGGGGTACGGCGTTTTTGGGGCTAATAGCCTTGCTGGCAATTGGTGGTTTAGTACCGTTTTGGCTGTGGGTGTATGTATCTGCTATTCAGCGATAATCATCTTGTGATTTCTGTGCAACTATCTTGTCAGGAGTGTGTTAAAGCATCCAGTATTTCGAGCACATAAATGTTGATTAAATAGCAAAAAATAGGGGATGGGCGAGGTACGAATTACCTTGCCCATCCCCTATTTTTCAGATGTCGGAATAACAATAGGGCAAATCGCCCAATAACACTCTAGACTATGCGGTCTTTACCATCGTACGGATGCAGCGAGTACACAAAGTCTTGCGAACTTTCTGACCATCTTTATAAACCGTAACCTTTTGCAGATTAGGTTTAAACTGCCGAAGCGTTGATTTTTTCGACCAGGGAACATTGCGACCAAAAGCGGTCTTCTTTCCACAATTTTCACAAACAGCCATCGTACCGTTCCTTTCAAAAATAATATTAAGCGCTAACGCATTCTACAGAGAGATACCCAAAATGATGAAGCTCTTCTCAATGAACTGCGTAAGTCTTATAATACCAGGACGGCATATACCTTCATGCCGCCAATAACCGGAGAATATTACCACACATCAGAATCTCTTTCAAGCGAGTAAAACCATGACAAACGAAACTACCCCCATTGGCAGCATTCATGTTGCCCCACGAGCTATCGCTACAATTGCCTATCAGGCTGCACTGCGGTCTTACGGCGTTGTGGGTATGGCATCGAAAAATGTTGTTGACGGCATCGCACACTTGCTCACCAAAGACCCTACCCATGGTGCTGAAGTCAGCTACACCGGACAATATATTAATATTGATATGTATATTATCATCGAGTACGGAACCCGCATCAAGTCCGTGGCTTCCAGCGTTGCTAACACGGTGCGTTTTCATGTTGAAAAATCGCTGGGGGTGCCGATTAATGAGATCAATGTTCATGTTCAGGGGTTGAGAATCAGCGAATTTGAATCGTAATCACGCGCAACACCTGGGACATTCCCCATTAACGGTATCGGTTACGATTCTCCTGTAACTGATAATTTTTTAGGAGTATTTCATTTATGACGACACCACCGCAACCCCAAGAAACACCTGGATTTGTTGAAAAATTGCGCCAGGAACCCATTGACGGATTAGCCTTCAAGAATTTAGCCTTTGCAGCCCTCACCTGGCTACGCACCAATCACGAAATGGTCAATGCGCTAAATGTTTTCCCTGTTCCCGATGGCGATACAGGGACAAATATGGTACTCACCATGCAGTCGGCATATAACGAAATTAAAAACTCCCCCGAACGCAGCATCGAAAAAATTGCAAACGCCCTGGCGCAAGGCGCCCTGATGGGCGCACGCGGCAATTCCGGAGTTATTCTATCGCAATTATGGCGTGGGGTTGCTCGCGCCCTTGACGGTAAAGACGTACTTGACGGGGAGACTTTTGCGAAGGCATTTGCAGTTGCGCGCGACACAGCCTACAAAGGAGTTGTGCGCCCTGTTGAAGGCACAATCCTAACCGTCGCCAAAGATATTGCCAGCGCAACTGAAAAAGCGCTGGCAATAACCCAAGACCCCTACGAAATTCTTGAAATTGCGGTAGAAGAAGCCAGTGCTTCTGTAGAACGCACGCCTGAATTGCTTGACGTGCTCAAGGATGCTGGCGTTGTTGATTCGGGCGGCAAAGGGTTTTTCTTCCTTTTGGATGGCATGTTGCGCTTCTCAAAGGGGATGCCACTGGATACGGCGGTCGCCTCGGTAAAATCCTTGTCGGCATTAAATTTCGATAACGCCATGGAAACCGTAGAAGAAGGCCAGGATTATGAGGTGGTGGTAGATTTCCGACCGCATGAACCTTTAATTCTCGAACAATTCTACAGCGATCTGGAAAAAATGGGAACTTCGATTCAAATTGGTGAAGGCGAAGGCATGTATCGCATGCACATCCACGTACCCACCGAAAAGCGCTACGAACCCATTGACTACACCATGTCGATTGGCACCATCACCAAAGTACATATCGAAAACCTGCTCGCCCAAATGGAAGACATTGAAAAGTCCAGCAAAGCGCAGCCCATAAAACTTACCCCGGTGGAACCTGGTCAAATCGCTGTGATTACTGTGGCCCCTGGCCCTGGAATTGCCAATGTCTTTGCCAGCCTGGGTGCCGCCGCTATCGTCGAGGGCGGCCAGACCATGAATCCCAGCACCCAAGAGATTCTACAGACCTTCGAAAATTTGCCCACCGATCGAATAATCATCCTGCCCAATAATAAAAACATTTTCATGGCTGCCAAAGCTGCCAGCGAGGTGACCGTAAAACAAGCCGCGGTAATCCCCAGCCGCACCGTTCCCCAAGGACTTAGCGCGCTGCTGCGCCTGATCCCGAATGGCGATTTCGATGCTGTCGTCGCCGATATGGAATCGGCCCTGGGAGATGTGGAAACTGGCGAAATCACCATCGCCACCCGCACGGTGGAAATTGACGGAGTCAACGTCAACGAGGGTGAAATCATTGTGCTGCACAACGGAAAACTAATCTTGTCAACGGACAACCTCACCACCGCTTGCCTGGCCTTTCTGGAAAAAGCCGCCGCGGATGACTTCGAACTCATTACCTTGTTTTACGGCGCCGACATCCAGAAAGCTGAAGTCAACCAGATTGCCGACCAAATTCGAGAAACCTACGCCGATCTTGAAGTTGAAATTCAAAACGGCGGACAACCCCATTATCAATTCATTATTTCCATCGAATAAAATCTACAAAGGGAGAAACTCAAAAACAGGGGTATGCGGGTGCGCACCCGCATACCCCTGTTTTTGACACAAAACTATGCGTATTGGAATCGTCACCGACAGCACAGCCGACATCCCGCCTGAATTGGTAAAGCAACATCACATCCGCGTCGTTCCGGCGATCATCGTCATGGATGGGGAAAGCTTCACCGATGGCGAAGATATTTCACGGCAAGAATTTTACGAGCGCCTCCCCTATTTACGCACACCCGCTACCACCGCCACACCCTCCATGGGCGTATTTCAGGAAATCTATACCAAGCTCTTTCAGGAAGGCGCTAAAGCCATTCTCTCGCTACATGTTGCCAGCCAGTTGAGCGGCATATTCAACACGGCCAAAATCGCCGCTCAGTCCTTTGGGGAGCGCGTGCATGTTATCGATAGTACATCACTCTCCATGGGGATTGGCTTTCAAGTGCTGGCCGCCGCCAAAGCTGCCGCGCAGGAGCTTAGCGCAGAAAAAATTCTCGATCATTTGCACAGCTTCCAAAAGAGAATCCGTGTACTGGCAATGCTGGATACACTGGAATATATTCGCCGCAGCGGGCGCGTTTCGTGGGCAACGGCCCGCATTGGCGCGTTGCTGCGCGTCAAACTTTTTGTGGAAGTAAGCGAAGGTAAAGTGCTCAATATGGGTCAAGCACGCACCCGCCGCAAAGCCATTGAACACTTCAAAACCATGATCCACAAACTCGGCCCGCTCGAAGAACTTGCCATTATGCACACCAACGCCGAGGCCGATGCTCACCAACTGCTTGCAGATTTAGCCCTGAACCTGCCCTCACCCATCCATGTGCTCAACGCTACACCCGTGATCGGCACACACGTTGGCCCCAATGGCCTGGGCATTGCCGCTGTGCTGAAATAGGCACAAACTGGTAAAATAGCCCCAATGAAGCCTTCAATCACAAAACTCCGCAACTACTTTAAACTAGAAGCCAAAAACGGGTATCAGAATAATGCTGTCATTGGCGGTCTGGAACAAATGCTCGAACACTGGAGCGCTGAAGCCCGCAACGATGGCTTACCCGAACCCCTTATCCAGGCGGTTGGCGCGCGTCTGCGCGATTATCACCGCTTGAGTGAAACTTCTCGCAAAGAGACCCTTTTTGGATTATGGAATCGCATCCAACGGGAGTTGGGGGAAGATCACCCCCAACCCACTGAGGAGATGGAAGTTTCCCCGGTTCCGGAGGAAAAACCCGCACCCCAGGCACAGGATGAGCCAACTCCGCCCGAGGTGGATGCAACGCCCCAAACAGCAGAATCAGCCCCCAGGCCGCGCGTGCAACTCCCCCCTGGTCAGCGCGCCGACCTTCACGGGAGTGTCACCACCGTCAAGCATATTGGGGAACGTTACACAGAAACGCTTGAAAATCTGGGCATCCGCACCCTGGGCGATATGCTATACCATTTCCCCAGCCGCTACGACGATTATTCGCGCATGATGCCAATTGCTAAACTGCGCTACGACGAAAAAGTGAGCCTGATTGGCACAGTAAAATCGATCACTACCCGGTCGATACGCGGGGGACGCGTGAAAATTGTTGAAGCCGTGATCAGCGATAACAGCGGCGCAATTCGGGCCACCTGGTTCAACCAGCCCTGGATCGCCACACAATTACAGCGCGGGGATCAGATTGTGCTCTCTGGCAAAACCGACCAATACCTGGGGCGGCTGACGATGAACTCCCCAGACTGGTCGCCGGTGGAAAAGAAACATCTGATGGCCGATGGGGTTGTGCCGATTTATCCGTTGACGGCCAAGATCACCCAGCGCTGGCTGCGTAACAAAATGCACGCGGTTGTGACCGATTGGGCCGATAAAGTTGAAGATTATTTGCCCGTTCAATTGCTCGAAGAAGCCGAATTGCTCGATTTATCCGTGGCCCTGGCACATATCCATTTCCCCGAATCGTGGGAAATGTTAGGGCAAGCCCGACACCGGCTGGCTTTTGATGAAATCTTTTTATTGCAATTGGGCGTGCTGCAACAAAAGCAAATTTGGGCGGCGCGCCTGGGCCGCGTTTTTGAGATTGATCCCGCCTGGCTTTCGGCTCAGATCGAAAGGCTACCTTTCAACCTGACGGGCGCACAACAACGCACGCTGGACGAAATTATCCATGATCTGGCTGCCGGGCATCCGATGAACCGCTTGGTGCAGGGCGATGTGGGTTCCGGAAAAACCGTGGTCGCGGCAATGGCGATGGCGATGGTCGTTCAGGCAGGCGCACAGGCCGCCATGATGGCCCCGACCAGCATTCTGGCGGAGCAGCATTATCACAACTTGCTGCAAATTCTCAGTAAAGGAGAAGGCGCTCTTTTACCCGAACAGATTCATCTCATGATTGGGGCAACGCCTGAGAACGAGAAGGCCGAAATTCGCGCGGGTTTGGCTACAGGCGCAATCAAAGTAGTTATCGGCACACACGCGCTGATTGAAGACCCGGTGGAATTCGCTGATTTACAGCTTGCAATTATTGATGAGCAACATCGTTTTGGCGTGCATCAACGGGCTGCGCTGCGCGAAAAGGGCGATAATCCGCACCTGTTGGTGATGACCGCCACCCCCATTCCGCGCTCGCTGGCGCTGACGGTTTATGGCGATCTGGATGTTTCGGTGATTGACGAAATGCCACCAGGGCGTCAACCCGTAGAAACACATGTGCTTTCCCCGAAAGAGCGCGAACGCGCTTATAGCCTTATTCGCCGTCAGGTCGATAATGGGCATCAGGCTTTTATTATTTATCCACTGGTGGAAGAGAGCGACAAAAGCGAAGAGAAGGCTGCCGTTGAAGAACATGCTCGCCTGCAAAAAGAAGTATTTAGCCAGTTCAAATTAGGTTTACTGCATGGACGCATGACCCCCGGCGAAAAAGACGCCGTAATGGAAAAGTTCCGTGATGGCGAGTTTCATATTCTGGTATCCACATCAGTCGTTGAAGTTGGTGTGGATATTCCCAATGCCACGGTGATGCTGATCGAAGGCGCGCATCGTTTCGGGCTGGCGCAATTGCACCAGTTCCGCGGCCGGGTGGGACGCGGAGCAGCAAAAGCGTATTGCTTGCTGATTCCGGGCAGCGCCGACGCGGTCGAAAATGAACGCCTGTTAGCAATGGCTGAAACCAACGATGGATTTGTACTGGCCGAAAAAGACCTGGATCAACGCGGCCCCGGCGACTTTTTGGGCACGCGGCAATCAGGTTTCTCAGCCTTACGTTTAGCCAGCCTGACGGATATTCAGTTAATTCAGAAAGCGCGGAAACATGCCGCCACGCTTTTCGAGCGCGATGCCGATTTGACAGCGCCCGAACACAAAACGCTTGCTGTTGCGCTGAAGCGCTTCTGGCAGATTGAAAGCACGGATATTAGCTAGAATTCAAGGATATTCTATGGTTCGAGCTGTTTTCCCCGGAACCTTTGATCCAATCCATTATGGGCATATAAATATTGCCCAACGCGCATCCCGCCTCTTCAATGAAGTTATTATAGCCGTTTACGACAAACCGCTTAAGTCGCTGGTTTTTTCTCCTGCCGACCGAATTGCATTTGCCGAAGAATGTTTCAAGAATGACTCGAATATCCATGTAACGGGGTACAGCGGCCTGACGGTTGATTTTTGCAAAGAGATCGGTGCACAGGTAATCGTACGCGGATTGCGCGTATTTTCCGATTTTGAATACGAATTCCGCATGGCACTGGCAAACCACCGGCTCTCTGCGGATATTGAAGTTGTGGCGCTGATTACGCACGAAGAACACACCTTCCTTTCGGGGTCCACGGTGCGAGAAATAGCATCTCTCAGCGGTGATGTCAGCAGCCTGGTGCCTTTGCATGTCGAAGCTGCCCTTAAAACTCGTTTTGCCGAACTCGGTGACGAACAAGATATTGTGCCAACTTCATCGCTGCGGGATTGATCTGCACTCGCTCCAACTGGGCTACTTGACGAAGTGCTTGATTCCGTGTTATCTTGGATCAAACCTTGCAACTAAATCAGATAATCTGGGGTTGTAAGATTCTGTTTGCAGAAGCGTGACCCACGCCCCACAGTTATAACTCCCTCGCTCGCCGTGTCCTCTCAGGAGACATCGCATGGACATACTCCATCTTGTAGATCGACTCGAAGAACTTTTCAACGAAAGCCGTCCCATACCGCTCACCCATAATGTGATTGTGGATGAAGATCGCATGCTAGATTTAATTGATCAGATGCGCGTGACAATTCCGGACGAAGTCAAAAAAGCGCAACAGGTACTTACCCAGCGCGACCGTATTCTGGCGCAATCCCAGGAAGAA includes the following:
- a CDS encoding protein kinase codes for the protein MENLLNNRYQLEEQLGSGGMAVVFKARDLMLERTVAIKVLRKNFSHDPAFRERFRQEAKAAANLSHPNIVTVHDFGLDQGRIFIVMEHMPGATLKEWIEKRGRFSTPSATSLIVQACAGIGYAHRAGLVHCDVKPQNMLVTPDRRLKVTDFGIARALASIHPDERSEIVWGSPQYFAPEQARGRSPSPASDVYSLGVILYEMLTGKLPFESEKGAELARMHRDENPRPPQEIRDTIDDNLNRIIMKVLSKEPSARYRTADQLGRVLITFSKENKSSSQPTPPAPRPDAQPIYYEPVATPPSPPVSPIQSQPVRKAAIPKNDPLDIDWGTAFLGLIALLAIGGLVPFWLWVYVSAIQR
- a CDS encoding 50S ribosomal protein L28, translating into MAVCENCGKKTAFGRNVPWSKKSTLRQFKPNLQKVTVYKDGQKVRKTLCTRCIRTMVKTA
- a CDS encoding Asp23/Gls24 family envelope stress response protein; amino-acid sequence: MTNETTPIGSIHVAPRAIATIAYQAALRSYGVVGMASKNVVDGIAHLLTKDPTHGAEVSYTGQYINIDMYIIIEYGTRIKSVASSVANTVRFHVEKSLGVPINEINVHVQGLRISEFES
- a CDS encoding DAK2 domain-containing protein, which produces MTTPPQPQETPGFVEKLRQEPIDGLAFKNLAFAALTWLRTNHEMVNALNVFPVPDGDTGTNMVLTMQSAYNEIKNSPERSIEKIANALAQGALMGARGNSGVILSQLWRGVARALDGKDVLDGETFAKAFAVARDTAYKGVVRPVEGTILTVAKDIASATEKALAITQDPYEILEIAVEEASASVERTPELLDVLKDAGVVDSGGKGFFFLLDGMLRFSKGMPLDTAVASVKSLSALNFDNAMETVEEGQDYEVVVDFRPHEPLILEQFYSDLEKMGTSIQIGEGEGMYRMHIHVPTEKRYEPIDYTMSIGTITKVHIENLLAQMEDIEKSSKAQPIKLTPVEPGQIAVITVAPGPGIANVFASLGAAAIVEGGQTMNPSTQEILQTFENLPTDRIIILPNNKNIFMAAKAASEVTVKQAAVIPSRTVPQGLSALLRLIPNGDFDAVVADMESALGDVETGEITIATRTVEIDGVNVNEGEIIVLHNGKLILSTDNLTTACLAFLEKAAADDFELITLFYGADIQKAEVNQIADQIRETYADLEVEIQNGGQPHYQFIISIE
- a CDS encoding DegV family protein, with the protein product MRIGIVTDSTADIPPELVKQHHIRVVPAIIVMDGESFTDGEDISRQEFYERLPYLRTPATTATPSMGVFQEIYTKLFQEGAKAILSLHVASQLSGIFNTAKIAAQSFGERVHVIDSTSLSMGIGFQVLAAAKAAAQELSAEKILDHLHSFQKRIRVLAMLDTLEYIRRSGRVSWATARIGALLRVKLFVEVSEGKVLNMGQARTRRKAIEHFKTMIHKLGPLEELAIMHTNAEADAHQLLADLALNLPSPIHVLNATPVIGTHVGPNGLGIAAVLK
- the recG gene encoding ATP-dependent DNA helicase RecG, with the protein product MKPSITKLRNYFKLEAKNGYQNNAVIGGLEQMLEHWSAEARNDGLPEPLIQAVGARLRDYHRLSETSRKETLFGLWNRIQRELGEDHPQPTEEMEVSPVPEEKPAPQAQDEPTPPEVDATPQTAESAPRPRVQLPPGQRADLHGSVTTVKHIGERYTETLENLGIRTLGDMLYHFPSRYDDYSRMMPIAKLRYDEKVSLIGTVKSITTRSIRGGRVKIVEAVISDNSGAIRATWFNQPWIATQLQRGDQIVLSGKTDQYLGRLTMNSPDWSPVEKKHLMADGVVPIYPLTAKITQRWLRNKMHAVVTDWADKVEDYLPVQLLEEAELLDLSVALAHIHFPESWEMLGQARHRLAFDEIFLLQLGVLQQKQIWAARLGRVFEIDPAWLSAQIERLPFNLTGAQQRTLDEIIHDLAAGHPMNRLVQGDVGSGKTVVAAMAMAMVVQAGAQAAMMAPTSILAEQHYHNLLQILSKGEGALLPEQIHLMIGATPENEKAEIRAGLATGAIKVVIGTHALIEDPVEFADLQLAIIDEQHRFGVHQRAALREKGDNPHLLVMTATPIPRSLALTVYGDLDVSVIDEMPPGRQPVETHVLSPKERERAYSLIRRQVDNGHQAFIIYPLVEESDKSEEKAAVEEHARLQKEVFSQFKLGLLHGRMTPGEKDAVMEKFRDGEFHILVSTSVVEVGVDIPNATVMLIEGAHRFGLAQLHQFRGRVGRGAAKAYCLLIPGSADAVENERLLAMAETNDGFVLAEKDLDQRGPGDFLGTRQSGFSALRLASLTDIQLIQKARKHAATLFERDADLTAPEHKTLAVALKRFWQIESTDIS
- the coaD gene encoding pantetheine-phosphate adenylyltransferase — its product is MVRAVFPGTFDPIHYGHINIAQRASRLFNEVIIAVYDKPLKSLVFSPADRIAFAEECFKNDSNIHVTGYSGLTVDFCKEIGAQVIVRGLRVFSDFEYEFRMALANHRLSADIEVVALITHEEHTFLSGSTVREIASLSGDVSSLVPLHVEAALKTRFAELGDEQDIVPTSSLRD